A region from the Colwellia sp. PAMC 21821 genome encodes:
- a CDS encoding copper chaperone PCu(A)C: MRNVFLAITSLIILVSSVFSNVGYASDNTEILVENGYARESIPGTTISSAYMTIKNLSAKNIRLIAASSVVSERIEIHQHTMVDGLMRMRQRDYVEVSAHNITEFQPSGYHLMIFDLKHPIKAKENIIITLHFDDQSRIDVNYTVQGLKQKKHHH; the protein is encoded by the coding sequence ATGAGGAATGTATTTTTAGCCATAACTTCACTGATTATATTAGTGAGTAGTGTTTTTTCCAATGTTGGGTATGCAAGCGATAACACCGAAATATTAGTTGAAAATGGTTACGCTAGGGAAAGTATTCCTGGTACAACAATTTCTTCAGCTTATATGACGATAAAAAACTTATCAGCAAAAAATATCCGCCTTATCGCAGCATCAAGCGTGGTCAGCGAGCGAATTGAGATTCATCAACATACCATGGTCGATGGCTTAATGCGTATGCGCCAACGCGATTATGTCGAAGTTTCAGCTCACAATATTACCGAATTTCAGCCTTCTGGTTATCATTTAATGATTTTTGATTTAAAACATCCCATAAAGGCGAAGGAAAACATCATCATAACTTTACATTTTGACGATCAATCTCGCATTGATGTAAATTATACTGTTCAAGGTCTTAAGCAGAAAAAGCACCACCACTAG
- a CDS encoding enoyl-CoA hydratase-related protein, giving the protein MDNLITSNEHNGVLLISINRLDKKNALNNDMYIELCRLFTLANERDDIRCVLIQGDEKCFCAGNDLHDFIKCSESGDLAAFDLIKALAALEKPLVAAVAGPAVGIGTTLLLHCDMVYAASNAKFKLPFAQLGLCPEAGSSLLLPLRIGHNRAFELLVLGKIFTAEQALDYGLINEICAEDTLLSTALNTAQSIAKLPLDALLTSRKLMKANTQALLPQVMASEAEQFKRLVNTQECKSILASFFK; this is encoded by the coding sequence ATGGATAACTTAATTACTTCAAATGAACACAATGGTGTTCTCCTTATCAGTATTAACCGACTCGACAAAAAAAACGCCCTAAACAACGACATGTATATCGAACTGTGCCGTTTATTTACCCTTGCTAATGAAAGAGATGATATTCGTTGTGTATTGATCCAAGGTGACGAAAAGTGTTTTTGTGCTGGAAACGATTTACATGACTTTATTAAGTGTAGTGAAAGTGGCGACTTAGCCGCATTCGATTTGATCAAAGCGCTTGCTGCATTAGAAAAACCCTTAGTAGCCGCAGTGGCTGGGCCAGCTGTTGGTATAGGCACCACATTACTTTTACATTGTGACATGGTTTATGCCGCCAGCAACGCCAAGTTTAAATTACCTTTTGCCCAACTAGGCCTATGCCCTGAAGCAGGTTCGAGTTTATTATTACCTTTGCGCATTGGCCACAACCGTGCATTTGAACTGTTAGTTTTAGGCAAAATTTTCACCGCCGAACAGGCACTAGATTATGGTTTAATTAATGAAATTTGCGCTGAAGACACATTGCTATCAACCGCTTTAAATACCGCTCAAAGTATCGCTAAATTACCGTTAGACGCATTACTTACCAGCAGAAAACTAATGAAAGCAAATACCCAAGCGCTTTTGCCACAAGTAATGGCAAGTGAAGCAGAGCAATTTAAACGTTTAGTTAATACTCAAGAATGTAAATCTATTTTAGCGAGCTTCTTTAAATAA
- a CDS encoding PspC domain-containing protein: MSFDREYSVHKTLTKDLVHKKLSGVCGGIARHYNLPRLAVRVGAIVALLMFPVATGVAYLVATLLIPNKS, encoded by the coding sequence ATGAGTTTCGACCGAGAGTATTCAGTTCATAAAACCTTAACTAAAGACCTAGTACATAAAAAATTGTCAGGGGTTTGTGGCGGTATTGCCAGGCATTACAACTTACCTCGATTAGCGGTTAGAGTGGGTGCGATTGTTGCGTTATTAATGTTTCCTGTTGCGACCGGTGTCGCTTATTTAGTCGCCACGTTGCTAATACCTAATAAGTCTTAA
- a CDS encoding TIGR04219 family outer membrane beta-barrel protein, producing the protein MKKIALAVTLASILSTNVQADALGIYLGGQIWDNQASGTFGDGSSQVDFNLVDEKQNSFFIAFEHPLPLIPNIRIASTALETKGNKTLNTEFEFEGETFSQGTNVNADFNVSYVDYTLYYELFDNDLVSFDIGLTGRDFDGDVTVSASSGANSQSGSVSVTDIVPMLYARTNVGLPLTGFNLYAQGNFLSIDDHTLYDYEVGVSYELIDNLAIDVNINVGYRAVKLELDDLNDLYTNIEFDGVFLGTTIHF; encoded by the coding sequence ATGAAAAAAATAGCGCTAGCGGTAACACTTGCATCGATTTTATCAACTAATGTACAAGCTGATGCTTTAGGTATTTACTTGGGTGGCCAAATTTGGGACAACCAAGCTTCTGGTACTTTTGGCGATGGCAGCTCACAAGTTGACTTTAATTTAGTTGATGAAAAGCAAAACAGTTTTTTCATCGCCTTTGAGCATCCATTACCATTAATTCCAAATATACGTATTGCTTCAACTGCTTTGGAGACAAAAGGTAACAAAACACTAAATACTGAATTCGAATTCGAAGGTGAGACGTTCAGTCAAGGTACCAATGTTAATGCTGATTTTAACGTCAGCTATGTTGATTACACACTTTATTATGAATTATTTGATAATGACTTAGTGTCATTTGATATCGGTTTAACTGGCCGTGACTTTGACGGTGACGTAACCGTTTCTGCAAGCTCTGGCGCTAATTCACAATCAGGCTCTGTTTCAGTTACTGACATCGTACCTATGTTATACGCTAGAACTAACGTGGGTTTACCTTTAACGGGCTTTAATTTATATGCACAAGGTAACTTTTTATCAATTGATGATCACACGCTTTATGACTATGAAGTAGGCGTGAGTTACGAACTTATTGATAACCTGGCTATTGATGTAAATATTAATGTCGGTTACCGTGCAGTTAAGTTGGAGCTAGACGACTTAAACGACCTTTATACCAACATAGAATTTGATGGTGTATTTCTTGGTACGACCATCCATTTTTAA
- a CDS encoding rhombosortase-dependent M36 family metallopeptidase, which yields MSFKKTSIATFVGAALATGALSASASDINNAISYKSAENLIASTKKQYDNTVTKSGMRNQFDAQLGQTTFQWAGKNTVLVNIGAISAEHQNTYAADFYLEQLTGLTSAKQSLAKPVLANIHDTGRGAKIAKYKQEIAGVEVFNREYNIMMDREFNLVASSGYLVSNNAVKSVSSFLKGKEDAFGDAANSISAAYAAMGGDSKSVTLTTKSSSNKYEKFAVTNTSTNKVLLGEPRAKKVFFEHKNKLVASHYVEVETGAIDSRNSEYFGYVVAAKTGEVLFKKNLTSHAADFNYRVYADAESKKPWDSPHGEVMPAPAGQDVDAYLTTEYMEAPLVMLSHGPISTMDPWLADDATMSTGNNVNAYVDAIAPQGLTNGDYMAEVTSANTFDYKYDDTEAEYSVNNRKAAIVNLFYMNNYLHDDYYDHGFDEMSYNAQESNFGRGGEEGDPLNVEVQDNSGFDNANMSTPADGGSPRMQMFLWDTTSAVNGVDYGVTSTSHSEIGLLPNVGFSVFGPEVFNITGDLVRLEDSTAHVNDGCESAVNATDLVGKIAVIDRGSCGFVDKVNSAQAAGAIGVLIANNKDGDDTFTMGGADAEITIPSMMISQDAGVAIYAVLDSNETVTIDMFKNNLTRAFKDSSWDNAIVAHEWGHYISNRLVGNGSGLSSLQARAMGEGFGDFHALLLTTDEADNLVLGNEGYAGGHGAITYVSSFTNGIRPFPYSTDMEINPLTFEDVGLYPELVHSPGSIWANMLWESTVAMINDKRHTYAEAKNLMKDYLLAGYKMMPMAPTYTEARDAILSAAYANNPEDYKLILAAFAKRGMGLGAISPSRFDLTHGGVIESYKTELDTFTVTEHTINANYEGLMTGYCSNDNILDKGETGTVSFTIKNGGNAGLTGVTGTVVVESGHDVTFADDGVVVLGDVAIFGTATSSPVEFTLNGASTGDELVLKFVPDLEDGMEASEYLLATTVNVDFVKRELVGTSQYEDLNTLSRLNDFTETVLQGGDMATGTFFLDQWDADDGLIAATGHSFTSDVAYQTRTMSVGFDGDYSIEFWHLYNMESGYDGAVVEVRVNGGDWADVESMGAVFEGDGYTDTGLEFTEAAIAGRDMFSGVNSGWETINFGESLNGNQVQFRFRIATDSAYVPDPISGFAAGWYIDDITFTNIQTSIFTDVIAGDTNACDNRLPTVNVSDDQRVKEGTSVNMTAEGIDPNDDALTYTWTQVSGTAVTLTAADTAAVSFTAPEQSAGSETLVFNVEVNDGTGSANGKVSITVDDVPTPSPAVTPKIKSSGSTGLIALLLLPLALFRRRK from the coding sequence ATGAGCTTTAAAAAAACATCTATCGCCACTTTTGTCGGTGCCGCACTTGCAACAGGCGCGTTAAGTGCCTCTGCTAGTGATATCAATAATGCAATATCATATAAATCAGCTGAAAATTTAATTGCGAGCACTAAAAAGCAATATGACAATACGGTAACCAAAAGCGGCATGCGTAATCAGTTCGATGCACAATTAGGTCAAACCACATTTCAATGGGCAGGGAAAAATACGGTACTTGTAAACATTGGCGCAATTTCTGCCGAACATCAAAACACTTATGCAGCAGATTTTTATTTAGAGCAGCTTACGGGTCTTACATCAGCAAAACAAAGTTTAGCAAAGCCAGTTTTAGCTAATATTCATGACACTGGTCGTGGCGCTAAAATAGCCAAATACAAACAAGAGATTGCTGGTGTAGAAGTATTCAATCGTGAATATAACATCATGATGGATCGTGAATTTAATTTAGTAGCATCTTCGGGGTACTTGGTAAGCAACAATGCGGTTAAATCCGTGTCTTCTTTTCTAAAAGGTAAGGAGGATGCGTTTGGTGACGCGGCTAATTCTATTAGTGCAGCATATGCAGCTATGGGTGGCGATAGTAAGTCGGTCACATTAACAACTAAATCATCATCCAATAAATATGAAAAGTTCGCTGTAACGAATACTTCTACAAATAAAGTTTTACTAGGTGAACCTCGCGCTAAAAAAGTATTTTTTGAGCATAAAAACAAATTAGTTGCATCTCACTACGTTGAAGTAGAAACAGGGGCAATTGATAGCCGTAATTCAGAGTATTTTGGTTATGTTGTTGCCGCTAAAACTGGCGAAGTATTGTTTAAGAAAAACTTAACTAGCCATGCTGCGGACTTTAATTACCGTGTCTATGCGGACGCCGAAAGCAAAAAACCTTGGGATAGTCCTCACGGTGAAGTGATGCCGGCACCTGCAGGTCAAGATGTTGATGCATACTTAACTACTGAGTATATGGAAGCACCTTTAGTTATGCTTAGTCATGGACCTATCAGCACAATGGATCCGTGGTTAGCTGACGACGCAACTATGTCGACCGGTAATAACGTTAATGCTTATGTTGATGCAATTGCACCTCAAGGGCTTACGAACGGCGATTACATGGCAGAAGTAACTAGCGCAAATACTTTTGACTATAAGTACGATGATACAGAAGCCGAGTATTCAGTTAATAACCGTAAAGCAGCGATTGTAAACTTGTTTTATATGAACAACTACTTACATGATGATTATTATGATCATGGTTTCGACGAAATGTCTTATAACGCGCAAGAATCGAACTTTGGTCGTGGTGGTGAAGAAGGTGACCCACTTAACGTAGAAGTACAAGATAACTCAGGTTTCGATAATGCAAATATGTCTACACCAGCAGATGGTGGTTCGCCACGTATGCAAATGTTTTTGTGGGATACCACATCTGCCGTAAATGGTGTTGATTATGGTGTTACTTCAACATCTCATTCAGAAATTGGCCTCTTACCTAATGTTGGTTTTTCAGTATTCGGTCCAGAGGTTTTTAATATCACAGGCGACTTAGTTCGTCTTGAAGATAGCACCGCACACGTAAATGATGGCTGTGAATCAGCTGTGAATGCCACTGATTTAGTTGGAAAAATAGCCGTTATTGATCGTGGTTCATGTGGCTTCGTTGATAAGGTAAATAGTGCACAAGCGGCTGGTGCCATTGGTGTTCTCATTGCGAATAATAAAGATGGCGATGATACTTTTACCATGGGTGGAGCTGATGCTGAGATTACTATTCCTAGCATGATGATTTCTCAGGATGCAGGTGTTGCAATATATGCAGTGTTGGATAGTAATGAAACCGTTACTATCGATATGTTTAAAAACAACCTAACGCGTGCATTTAAAGATAGTTCATGGGATAACGCAATTGTAGCGCACGAATGGGGTCACTATATTAGTAACCGTCTTGTAGGGAATGGTTCAGGTTTAAGCAGCTTGCAAGCTCGCGCTATGGGTGAAGGTTTTGGCGATTTCCATGCCTTACTACTTACCACTGATGAAGCGGATAATTTAGTGCTTGGTAATGAAGGTTATGCAGGAGGGCATGGTGCAATTACCTATGTATCAAGCTTTACAAATGGCATTCGTCCTTTTCCATACTCAACGGATATGGAAATCAATCCATTGACATTTGAAGATGTAGGCTTGTATCCCGAATTAGTACATTCGCCTGGCTCTATATGGGCAAATATGTTGTGGGAATCAACGGTCGCAATGATCAATGATAAACGCCATACATACGCAGAAGCTAAAAATTTGATGAAAGATTATCTTTTAGCCGGTTATAAAATGATGCCAATGGCACCAACATATACTGAAGCGCGTGACGCAATTCTTTCTGCAGCATATGCGAATAATCCAGAAGATTACAAACTTATCCTCGCTGCATTTGCTAAGCGTGGTATGGGGCTAGGTGCGATTTCGCCAAGTAGATTTGATCTTACTCATGGTGGTGTTATTGAGTCGTATAAAACTGAACTGGATACATTCACCGTTACCGAACATACAATAAACGCTAACTATGAAGGTCTAATGACAGGGTATTGTTCTAATGACAATATCCTAGATAAAGGCGAGACCGGTACTGTGAGCTTTACTATCAAAAATGGTGGTAATGCAGGATTAACGGGTGTTACGGGTACTGTAGTAGTTGAAAGTGGACATGACGTAACTTTTGCTGATGATGGTGTAGTGGTATTAGGTGATGTAGCAATATTTGGCACAGCTACAAGCTCGCCAGTCGAGTTTACGCTTAATGGTGCGAGTACAGGTGATGAATTAGTACTTAAGTTTGTACCTGATCTTGAAGATGGTATGGAAGCTTCAGAGTATCTGCTAGCAACGACAGTTAACGTTGACTTTGTTAAACGTGAACTAGTTGGCACTTCACAGTATGAAGATTTAAACACTTTATCTCGTTTAAATGACTTTACTGAAACCGTTTTGCAAGGCGGTGACATGGCTACAGGCACTTTCTTTTTAGATCAATGGGATGCAGATGACGGACTAATTGCTGCAACAGGTCATAGCTTTACATCTGACGTAGCATATCAAACCCGCACGATGTCAGTTGGCTTTGACGGTGATTACTCTATTGAATTCTGGCACTTATACAATATGGAAAGTGGCTATGATGGAGCCGTTGTTGAAGTGAGAGTTAATGGTGGTGACTGGGCAGATGTAGAAAGTATGGGAGCAGTTTTTGAAGGTGATGGTTATACCGACACTGGCCTTGAATTTACAGAGGCAGCAATTGCTGGTCGTGATATGTTTTCTGGTGTTAATTCAGGCTGGGAAACGATTAACTTTGGTGAAAGTTTAAATGGTAACCAAGTACAGTTTCGCTTCCGTATTGCAACGGATTCGGCTTATGTACCTGATCCGATCTCTGGGTTTGCTGCCGGTTGGTATATTGATGATATAACCTTTACTAATATCCAAACGAGTATTTTCACTGACGTAATTGCCGGTGATACTAATGCTTGTGATAACCGTTTACCTACAGTTAATGTTAGTGATGATCAACGAGTTAAAGAAGGCACTAGCGTTAACATGACGGCTGAAGGTATTGATCCAAATGACGATGCGCTTACTTACACCTGGACACAGGTTTCTGGTACAGCGGTAACCTTGACAGCTGCAGATACAGCCGCTGTAAGTTTTACAGCTCCTGAACAGTCTGCAGGTAGTGAAACACTGGTGTTCAACGTTGAAGTAAATGATGGTACAGGTTCGGCAAATGGTAAAGTATCTATTACCGTTGATGACGTCCCAACACCTTCCCCAGCTGTAACACCTAAGATTAAAAGTAGTGGGTCTACAGGTTTAATCGCTTTATTATTGTTACCATTGGCGTTATTCCGTCGTCGTAAATAG
- a CDS encoding S8 family serine peptidase produces MRKKIAFAVSTALMTVTLSSMANIDNTRQILKTDTPKKIKTASHGSTVVSNIKRKFNPEENLAPGKHTYIVRLKDMPIATYDGSIQGFPATTPKVVKKDLYAQLSTSQLSAQQVRNSLRIDFSSKATIEYSNFLKNKQQNFLAQANSKIGAKLNLIHSYKNAFNGMAVSLTQSQAKALSTLDDVAYIERERMEYVDTDTGPIHVGATQVWSGEGQGAVNMGEGVIIGIFDTGINSDHASFADIGGDGYDHTNPWGAGNYVGDCAGNFVEMCNDKLIGVRSYAVITNAYDDTTVFGSPPPAKNGEDYGGHGSHTASTAGGNIIKNAALVSGENGATESDGIVDESFSFEQISGVAPHANIVAYQICSPGDEGDTYTGCPTSAIIAALDDAIVDGIDVINYSISGGGDPWGSSAELGFLAAQEAGIFSAVSAGNSGPEAFSTVKNAPWYTVVGASTHGRSLNNFLTFNTTSYSFTDGTGPLISSVISAKPIAAINVNATNEDGCEEFIPDTFKDSIAVIQRGDCDFLVKVNNATSAGASAVVIYNNRDGNSSIIMGQLETTSIPSVMISENSGADLLADITANPTILLSIDPALKLNVGQADNMASFSSRGPNLTVPDIMTPSVTAPGVSIYAAYSDQQYGHDVSGTSPADYSFLNGTSMSAPHVAGAAAVLKSAHPTWTPDNIRSALMLTAVTDVRKEDNTTAADAFDMGSGSIRVNLAANSGLIMEETNGNYLKADPSMAGVPSSLNIPSMSNTKCIDICSWTRTFIATKDASWTVTAATANSANNKMTLTVTPTSFDINAGEKQTITVSADVSQADVDVWNFGGITLTAENTPDARLPVLVKVAENNLPSKIVIVANRSAGQITYANWSSKTLSGLASTLYQSQAVLEEVLSVPDQGTNSTTVTFADTVPYATFKISSAAPDVDLRVLDSSMNTIAESSGSDSNEAVSFIDLPAGTYFVAVDSFTASSQGASDNVAVTVSSTYLDDSSISNSVSTTIIERENDFDLTFNWSDVGNVNGLMLLTSTNAESIKIPWSIVQGAPDVKVVVTDDLAAGNQAMTPGITNSISFNIAPNLTNIDKVYTLSASISDDQEIANVNNGGVVANNTITWTITRAVGLSTNALSVGFDLIPFRAGTDNVLTLTNTLGSDTKTSTFSFGVAEVAPVAVVTGPTTVSEGGSVTFDGSMSSDGNRDDLTYVWTQNTGTSVSFGENANTMSFQAPQVSESERLSFQFTVSDINGNSDTKVVSISIVDKKEASSGSGSLGWFMLILLPLLLVHRKRHNSASKVEL; encoded by the coding sequence GTGAGAAAAAAAATCGCATTCGCAGTATCGACAGCCTTAATGACAGTCACTCTCAGTTCAATGGCAAATATCGATAACACACGCCAGATACTAAAAACGGATACACCAAAAAAAATTAAAACTGCCAGTCATGGCAGTACTGTAGTCAGTAATATTAAGAGGAAATTTAATCCCGAAGAAAATTTAGCTCCCGGTAAACATACCTATATTGTGCGTTTAAAAGACATGCCCATTGCCACGTACGATGGCAGCATTCAAGGTTTCCCAGCCACTACACCTAAAGTTGTAAAAAAAGACTTATATGCGCAATTATCAACGAGTCAATTAAGTGCTCAACAAGTTAGAAATTCTTTACGCATAGACTTTTCATCTAAGGCCACGATTGAATATTCAAATTTTTTAAAGAATAAGCAGCAAAACTTTCTTGCTCAAGCTAATAGTAAAATAGGTGCGAAACTTAACCTTATTCATAGTTATAAAAATGCCTTTAACGGCATGGCTGTGAGCTTAACTCAATCACAAGCAAAGGCTTTGTCTACACTGGATGATGTTGCTTACATTGAACGTGAGCGAATGGAATATGTTGATACCGACACAGGGCCGATTCATGTGGGGGCAACTCAAGTATGGAGCGGCGAAGGCCAAGGTGCGGTCAATATGGGCGAAGGGGTAATCATTGGCATCTTTGATACCGGTATAAACTCAGACCACGCTTCATTTGCTGATATCGGTGGTGATGGTTACGACCACACCAACCCGTGGGGTGCAGGTAATTATGTAGGTGATTGTGCAGGCAATTTTGTTGAAATGTGTAATGACAAGTTGATTGGTGTTCGTTCATACGCGGTAATTACCAACGCCTATGATGATACCACCGTATTTGGCTCTCCACCACCGGCAAAAAATGGTGAAGACTACGGCGGCCATGGTTCTCATACAGCAAGTACTGCTGGTGGGAATATTATCAAAAATGCAGCTTTAGTTTCCGGTGAAAATGGTGCTACGGAAAGCGATGGTATCGTTGATGAGTCTTTCTCATTTGAACAAATTTCTGGCGTAGCGCCACATGCGAATATTGTTGCTTATCAAATATGTAGCCCTGGAGACGAAGGTGACACTTATACTGGTTGCCCGACTTCAGCAATTATTGCGGCACTTGATGATGCAATAGTGGATGGTATTGATGTTATAAACTATTCAATTAGTGGCGGTGGAGACCCTTGGGGAAGTTCAGCCGAGTTAGGTTTCTTAGCCGCCCAAGAAGCTGGGATATTTTCAGCGGTTTCAGCTGGCAACAGCGGCCCAGAGGCATTCTCAACAGTTAAAAATGCGCCATGGTATACCGTTGTAGGCGCTTCAACTCATGGTAGATCATTAAATAATTTTCTTACCTTTAATACGACAAGTTACTCTTTTACTGATGGTACGGGTCCGCTCATTAGTAGCGTTATATCAGCTAAGCCAATCGCAGCAATCAATGTGAATGCAACTAACGAAGACGGTTGCGAAGAATTTATTCCAGATACATTCAAGGACTCAATAGCGGTAATTCAACGTGGCGATTGTGACTTCTTAGTTAAAGTAAACAATGCCACTTCAGCTGGGGCATCTGCTGTTGTTATTTATAACAATAGAGATGGAAATAGTTCAATTATAATGGGACAGTTAGAAACCACCTCAATTCCATCGGTGATGATTTCTGAAAATTCTGGTGCTGATTTATTAGCAGATATAACTGCAAATCCGACAATACTATTGTCTATAGATCCGGCACTAAAACTCAATGTTGGTCAAGCTGACAATATGGCTAGTTTCTCATCTCGTGGGCCAAATTTAACTGTGCCAGATATCATGACGCCTTCGGTAACTGCACCGGGTGTTTCAATTTATGCCGCCTATTCAGATCAGCAATACGGGCATGATGTTTCAGGCACATCGCCAGCCGACTATTCATTCTTGAATGGTACGTCTATGTCGGCCCCGCATGTTGCAGGTGCTGCAGCGGTGTTAAAATCAGCGCATCCAACGTGGACTCCAGATAATATTCGATCCGCTTTGATGTTAACCGCCGTTACCGATGTGCGCAAAGAGGACAATACAACTGCAGCCGATGCCTTTGATATGGGGTCTGGTAGTATTCGTGTGAATTTGGCAGCTAATTCTGGCTTAATCATGGAGGAGACCAATGGGAACTACCTTAAAGCTGATCCGAGTATGGCTGGTGTTCCATCATCGTTAAATATACCTTCGATGAGCAATACAAAATGTATTGATATATGTTCATGGACCCGAACATTTATAGCGACCAAAGACGCAAGTTGGACTGTTACAGCTGCGACAGCTAATTCTGCTAACAATAAAATGACATTAACCGTGACACCTACAAGTTTCGATATTAACGCGGGTGAAAAACAAACGATTACCGTTAGTGCTGATGTTAGCCAAGCTGACGTAGACGTATGGAACTTTGGTGGGATTACCTTAACGGCCGAAAACACGCCAGATGCTAGACTACCTGTACTAGTGAAAGTAGCTGAGAATAATTTACCGAGTAAAATTGTCATTGTTGCTAATCGCTCAGCCGGACAGATCACCTATGCTAATTGGAGTTCAAAAACACTATCTGGACTAGCTTCAACGTTATATCAGTCACAAGCGGTGTTAGAAGAAGTTTTGTCTGTACCTGATCAGGGCACTAACTCTACAACAGTAACATTTGCCGACACAGTGCCGTACGCAACATTCAAAATATCATCTGCTGCTCCTGATGTTGATTTACGTGTACTAGACTCCTCGATGAACACTATTGCAGAAAGTAGTGGCTCTGATTCAAATGAAGCGGTTTCCTTTATTGATTTACCTGCCGGCACTTATTTCGTTGCAGTAGATAGTTTCACGGCTTCAAGCCAAGGTGCGTCGGACAATGTAGCAGTCACTGTTTCATCAACTTACCTTGACGACAGCTCAATCAGTAATTCAGTGTCGACAACGATCATAGAGCGTGAAAATGATTTTGACCTGACCTTTAACTGGAGCGATGTCGGTAACGTAAACGGCTTAATGTTGTTAACAAGCACGAATGCTGAAAGTATTAAAATACCTTGGAGCATTGTACAAGGTGCGCCAGATGTAAAAGTCGTGGTTACCGACGATTTAGCGGCAGGTAATCAAGCGATGACGCCAGGTATAACCAACTCAATTAGCTTTAATATTGCTCCTAACTTAACGAATATTGACAAAGTTTATACTCTGTCAGCTTCGATCAGTGACGATCAAGAAATCGCTAATGTAAATAATGGGGGTGTTGTTGCAAATAATACCATTACCTGGACAATTACCCGTGCGGTTGGTCTGTCAACAAACGCTCTTTCTGTAGGGTTTGATCTGATTCCGTTTAGAGCTGGTACCGATAATGTACTGACCCTGACCAACACATTAGGTAGTGACACGAAAACATCTACTTTTAGTTTTGGCGTGGCAGAGGTCGCCCCTGTTGCTGTTGTAACAGGTCCTACAACGGTATCTGAAGGTGGTTCAGTCACATTTGATGGTTCAATGTCTTCTGATGGTAATAGAGACGACTTAACCTATGTTTGGACACAAAATACTGGTACATCGGTCAGTTTCGGCGAAAATGCTAACACGATGAGCTTCCAAGCACCGCAAGTGTCCGAGAGTGAAAGACTATCGTTTCAATTTACGGTCAGTGACATTAACGGCAACTCCGACACCAAGGTTGTTTCGATTTCAATTGTAGATAAGAAAGAGGCCAGCTCGGGGTCGGGTTCACTAGGCTGGTTTATGTTAATACTCTTACCACTGTTATTAGTTCATCGTAAAAGACACAATAGTGCCTCAAAAGTTGAGTTATAA
- a CDS encoding DUF2333 family protein, with the protein MKVNISTKAVISGFLALFFVLYLLGVYWSFEPEQFDIRTEVTKAATAENVTPVVGYATTTALIRVTETLLNKPGGYLANDALPPSVFLDNIPSWEFGALEMIRDMSLVMRQEFSRSQSQSAENKNLKVAQPQFNIDHTSWAIPSAEGEYKKAIKELYAYRTALTQVNNQSAQFYARSDNLRGWIQEATKRLGSYSQRLSASVGREQINVDLAGDSTAKQSTSSAASMQLKTSWWAIDNEFYEARGACWALLHFLKAIEVDFNDVLAQKNAKVSVKQIIRELEASQEPMWSPMVLNGDGFGMLANHSLVMANYISRANAALIDLNDLLSQG; encoded by the coding sequence ATGAAAGTTAATATTTCAACAAAGGCAGTTATTTCAGGATTTTTAGCGCTATTTTTTGTGCTTTATTTACTTGGCGTTTATTGGAGCTTTGAGCCTGAGCAATTTGATATTCGTACTGAAGTGACTAAAGCCGCAACGGCAGAAAATGTTACTCCAGTTGTGGGTTATGCCACTACAACAGCACTTATTCGCGTCACTGAAACTCTATTGAATAAGCCCGGTGGTTATTTAGCTAATGACGCGCTGCCACCATCAGTGTTTTTAGATAACATTCCTTCATGGGAGTTTGGCGCACTGGAAATGATCAGAGATATGTCGCTAGTGATGCGACAAGAGTTTAGCCGCTCTCAATCTCAGTCAGCAGAAAATAAAAATTTAAAAGTAGCACAACCTCAGTTCAATATTGATCACACCAGTTGGGCTATTCCTAGTGCCGAGGGCGAATACAAAAAAGCAATTAAAGAGTTATATGCTTACAGAACGGCATTGACCCAAGTAAATAATCAATCAGCTCAGTTTTACGCGCGTTCTGATAATTTACGTGGTTGGATACAAGAGGCAACTAAACGCCTAGGTAGTTACTCGCAACGCTTAAGTGCCAGTGTTGGTCGTGAACAAATTAATGTTGACCTAGCTGGTGATAGTACGGCAAAACAATCAACATCAAGTGCAGCAAGCATGCAATTGAAAACAAGTTGGTGGGCGATCGATAATGAATTTTACGAGGCGCGTGGTGCTTGTTGGGCTTTGTTGCATTTTTTAAAGGCGATCGAGGTAGACTTTAATGATGTGCTAGCACAGAAAAATGCTAAAGTTAGCGTTAAACAAATTATTCGCGAACTGGAAGCAAGCCAAGAGCCAATGTGGAGTCCTATGGTTTTAAATGGCGACGGTTTTGGTATGCTCGCTAATCATTCTTTAGTAATGGCTAATTATATATCACGTGCAAATGCTGCACTGATTGATTTAAACGACTTATTGAGTCAGGGATAA